GGAGAAGGAGAGAACAGCGGGAGGGTAACACGCAGGCGGAGGAACCGTGCGGAAAAGACACGAGGATGCGCTTTGTAACGGCGGTGCTGCCGCTGGCCCCCAAAGGTCACCCGGGGCTCGCCGAACCCAGCGGGGAAACGAGCTGACGGACCCCGTCCGGTCCTCGGGGACTCCCCGCCTTCAGCGGagccccccccgccaccccccccgcggcgggggcacTGAAATGAACCGTCCGGCTCGGCCCCGGGTCCCGCCGGCACCGCGGCGACAGCAGCCCCTGCACAACTGCCCCCCCCGGGGGCGAGGAAACCCGCGGGGCTGCTCGCCCGCCTCCCCCGGGGAGGGTCGGGGGTATCGTggggtgcgtgggggtgcgggtGTCCCCGCCGCGTCgccggggggtgggatggggggtgccGTCACCCACCTCCGTAGAAGGAGAAGGGCCCGTTGGGGATGAGCTCCCCCGGCTCCAGGCGGTCCACCAGCGGCCGCATCCTGCGGGGGCTGCGGAAGAAGGCGTGTCGGCGGGCGCCCAGCGCGCTCAGCTGCTTCATCCGCCGCTCCTTGGAGCGCCGGTTCTGGAACCAGacctggggggcggcgggggaggcgccGGTCACGGGAGCCGCCGTCCCGGGTGTCCCGTTCCACGGACCCGCCGACGCCCCGCGCCTCCCCCACGGACAACCcatccccccacacacacacactccgcAGTGCCGCGCGTTTCCCCggtgtccttttcttttttttttttttttttttttttttttttttttttgcggcgGGAGGAGGCTCcgggccggggtcccccccgaGCCGCGCTCCTCCTCGTTTCACACGGGGCCGAACCCACGCGTGACGGCGGCCCCGCGGCTCGCCGGCTGCAGGTCAAGAATGATTGAGTTAATTCTTATTACCCTGACAAGATTAGTCCTAATTACCCTCACACTGAGACTCTCCAATCTAACCTCGTCTTTAATGGTCCTTTAACCCCCCATTACCCCCAGCGCTGCGGGTTTATAAACCTTTTAATAATTCCAGCGCGTTGCCATTCTTATTTATCCATTAACCCCTCACATTTATGGTTATTAATTTCGATACTGTTTGCAGCTTCTTTAGGACTTTCGAAAAGAGACCCGCAGCTTTGCCCCTGCCGTGGGGAGGGTGGGTGGGGGCTGCCAGGCTGACCCCATCATAACGATTTAAAACGATGgcggggctccccccggccccgcagcgtGCGGGCTACCGGGCGCCCGTCCCTCCTCgccagggcagcccccggggcggcgggggggtggcggTACCTGGATGACCCGCATGTTGAGGCCGGTCTCCTGCGCCAGCTGCTCCCTGATGTGccgggtgggtttgggggtggcCGCGAAGGCGGCTTTCAGAGTCTCTAGCTGTTTGGCTTTGATGGTGGTGCGGGGTCCCCGCCGCTTGGCGCCCAGGTTCTGGTCGTCGTTTTCGTTGCTGCCCGTCTCCTTGTCGGACACGTTGGCGCTTTCCGAGTCCTTGGCGTCGTCCTGGGAAGGGTCTTGGGAGTCGGGGGACAGGCTGGGGTCACTGCCGGTGGTGGCTGCGGGAGAGGAAAAGGGGTCACGGTCAGGctcggggcggccgcgggggacGGGCCGCGGTACGACCGGAGGTgagggggaaagaaaggagagggggaaaggagagagagggggaaacgTGAGAGAGGAGAAAAACGGAAGAGAAAAGGtgaggaaaaaaggagaggagaagggagaggagaggagaaaaggagaggagaagggagaggagagaaggcgaagataaaaggagagaggaaaagaagggagagaggagaagggaaggggaggggaaaggacCGGCTCTCGCCCCACGGAGAAGCGGGGACTGAGCGCATCACCCCGGCCGCGCTCCCTCACCTGAATGCAGGCTGTTTTCTTTGGCAGTATTGCTGTTATTTAGGTAATCTTCTTTGCAGACAAACTTGTTTTCGTCTATGATGTAGAGCTCCTCGCCGGTGGAGAGTTGCTTGTTACACATCATACACGTAAAACAGTTCAAGTGGAACACTTTGCTCCGCGCCCTGCGGACCAGGTCGCTGGGGGAGATGCCCTGGGCACAACCCGCGCACTTGGTCCCGAAACACCTGCGGGGAGAGGCCCGGCAGCGGCTCAGCAGCGCCCGCCCGAGCCGCGGAGCCCCCTCCCGAGCCGCCCGAAGCCCGGCCCCGACGGGCGAGCGCACCGCGGCCCCGCGCCCTCCACCGCGGCCTCTGGGCGGCTGCCCCGCTCGGCCGTGTGGGGGAAAAGGCGATCAGATAAAGCACTGCTCCGCAGCCCTCGAAGGAGCGAATGCCTGaaattattacttaaaaaaaaaaaaatttaaaaagtaaaataaaaaaaaattggccCGATCCGGGCAGGGGAGGATGGAGGGCTGAGGGATTAATGAAACACCGGGGCTGCGTTGTCCAGGGTTTCCCCTCTGCGTCCTGACACGCTGATTAACGACGCTCTAATAAACATTAAGCAGAAATTCTTCTCTGTTATTAATCGGCCCGGAGGAGCTGCCGACCCCGGCCCCGCACCgggcccgctgccccccgcgctGCGCTCCGCCGGGGccaccccccggggccgccggcagcCGGGCCGGTCCTCGCCGGGATTACCGGGGCAAGAACTACAAATAAATGTATCCCGACGGCGctgcgggccgggccccgccgggatGCGCGGGGGGAAGCGGCGGCGAGCGGGTCCCGGTCGCCTCTTCCCCTCCGCACCAaccccccggcggcggggcggggggggcggtcgCTGCCCTCCGCGGCGGCCTCGGCTCGGTTTGACGGGAGGCGCTGGGCCCGCGGAGCGCTGCGCTCGGGGCCGCGGAAAGCCCCGCCGGGAAGGTGTAACCCCCCGCTCCGCAGCACCGGGCCCGGGCCgcacccccccggcccgctccgccgGTCGATAGTTGCGAGGCAACTTTGGGGCAGGGGAGCTCGGCCGAGCAACCCGACGGGGCACCCCGGGAGGGGGGGTCACCTGCAGAAAGACCACcggcggcgggcgaggggggagggagaaggcaTTTGTGGGTCACACGGAACAAcggggagaaagagaaaaaaaaaaaaaaaaaggggaaaaaatggaagatgaaaaatGGATGTCAAGGAGCTACGGCTCCGGGCGGGGGGGTGCGGTACTTACCGAAAGAAGTCGTTTTTGCAGTAAAGCTTGCCTTCTCGCGAAAAGCATTTCTCTGTCAAATTGCATTTACATTCACAGCACTGAACACACTTCACATGCCAAGCCCTGTCCAGTACATTCAACAAAAACCGGTCCAAGATTGGCCTTTTGCAGCCCGCACAGTGAACCATTGTCTTTGGTTATTTCTGAGAGTGGGGGGTATTGGTTTCCCAGAtgtcaagaaaaaaacacacaaaaaaaaacaacaacaaaaaaaaaaccaacaaaaattttttttttaaaagacgaCAACACCGGCGTaggtttgctcttttttttttttttttgttttgttttgttttaaaagccttGGAGAagtgaaggaggagaaaaagaaagggaagaaaaatcttcGTTCGGGTGTCCTAGGAGGGATACACAGGAGAAACCACCCACTGCCCGAGGAGACCAGCGCTTCGACACAACCGCAGAATCCCGGCCGCTACCAACCACGACAGCAACAATGATAATAGTGACAATAAAACAACAACGACTATAAAGATCGGCGctcatcaaaatttaaaaaaaaaaaataaattaaaaaaaaaaaaaaaaccgccAAAAAAGCGAGCGTGATGAGTTTTTCTCAGGTCTGAGGTAGAGCAGTCAGGAGTCAAAGTGCTTTTCCCAAGGAGAaatcaaaggaggaaaaaaaaaaccaaaaataaaaataaatataaaccaaaacGAGACATGGAGACCCGACAGCGGTCAGAAGGGCTTTGCCTGCTGCCGCGGCGACATGGCCCTACGCGCCGCGGAGCGGGCCGCCGTCCTTacgcgggggtgggggggcgggggggggcggggaggggagggggggggcaggcgcTCCGCAGCTCCTCGCTCCGTCCCCTCGCTCCTCTCTGCTCTTGCCCTCGACGTCTCGGCGGGACCGTCGCGCCCGGCTCCTACCTACCCCCGCGCAGCGCCCTGCGCGCTACCCGCGGCGGCCGGCCGCGTCCCCGCCGAGCCGGCACGGCATCGCCCGGCGCTGCGCGGCTTTTGTTCCgcctcccgcggcggcggcggcggccggagcggcggcggaggggagggaggggagggagggagggagggcaggagagcggcgctgcccgcgccgTCCCGGCAGCGCTGGGCGCTCTGCATGTtcccggcagccccgcggccgctgccTTATGCACCGCGCGCAGACgtcacg
Above is a genomic segment from Athene noctua chromosome 19, bAthNoc1.hap1.1, whole genome shotgun sequence containing:
- the LHX1 gene encoding LIM/homeobox protein Lhx1; the protein is MVHCAGCKRPILDRFLLNVLDRAWHVKCVQCCECKCNLTEKCFSREGKLYCKNDFFRCFGTKCAGCAQGISPSDLVRRARSKVFHLNCFTCMMCNKQLSTGEELYIIDENKFVCKEDYLNNSNTAKENSLHSATTGSDPSLSPDSQDPSQDDAKDSESANVSDKETGSNENDDQNLGAKRRGPRTTIKAKQLETLKAAFAATPKPTRHIREQLAQETGLNMRVIQVWFQNRRSKERRMKQLSALGARRHAFFRSPRRMRPLVDRLEPGELIPNGPFSFYGDYQSEYYGPGSNYDFFPQGPPSSQAQTPVDLPFVPSSGPSGTPLGAMDHPLPGHHPSSEAQRFTDIMSHPPGDSPSPEPNLPGSLHSMSAEVFGPSPPFSSISVNGGANYGNHLSHPPEMNEAAVW